One window of the Amycolatopsis mediterranei genome contains the following:
- the dapC gene encoding succinyldiaminopimelate transaminase has product MNRIALPDFPWDSLAEVKATAQAHPGGVVDLSIGTPVDPVPDGIREALASVSEIPGYPTTHGIPALREAARGALSRRHGVDGIEPDAVLPTIGSKEAVAWLPRLLGFGPGDVVVIPELAYPTYEVGVLLAGASILRSDGLTALGPQKPAMIWLNSPSNPTGQVLPVEHLRKVVEWARERDVVVVSDECYLALGWESDPLSILHPDVCDGRADGLIAVHSLSKSANLASYRAGFLTGDPRLIKQLLEVRKHAGMIVPRPVQEAMVAALTDDEALRTQRERYARRRLVLRKALLDNGFRIDHSEAGLYLWATRDEDAAATVRWLAGRGILVAPGTFYGPKGGKHVRVALTATDERVDAAVERLTQ; this is encoded by the coding sequence ATGAACCGGATCGCGCTGCCCGACTTCCCCTGGGATTCGCTCGCCGAGGTCAAGGCCACGGCCCAGGCGCATCCCGGCGGGGTGGTCGACCTCTCCATCGGCACGCCGGTCGACCCGGTCCCGGACGGCATCCGCGAGGCCCTTGCGTCGGTCTCGGAGATCCCCGGGTACCCGACCACGCATGGCATCCCCGCCCTGCGGGAAGCCGCGCGCGGGGCGCTTTCGCGGCGTCACGGCGTCGACGGCATCGAGCCGGACGCCGTGCTGCCGACGATCGGGTCCAAAGAGGCCGTGGCCTGGCTGCCGCGGCTGCTCGGCTTCGGCCCCGGCGACGTCGTCGTCATCCCGGAGCTGGCTTATCCGACGTACGAGGTCGGGGTGCTGCTGGCCGGCGCGTCGATCCTGCGGTCCGACGGCCTGACCGCGCTCGGCCCGCAGAAACCGGCGATGATCTGGCTGAACTCGCCGTCCAACCCGACCGGCCAGGTGCTGCCGGTCGAGCACCTGCGCAAGGTCGTCGAATGGGCGCGCGAGCGGGACGTCGTCGTGGTCTCCGACGAGTGCTACCTGGCGCTCGGCTGGGAGTCCGACCCGCTGTCGATCCTGCACCCGGACGTCTGCGACGGCCGGGCCGACGGGCTGATCGCGGTGCACTCGCTGTCGAAGTCGGCGAACCTGGCCAGCTACCGCGCCGGGTTCCTGACCGGTGACCCCCGCCTGATCAAGCAGCTGCTCGAAGTGCGCAAGCACGCGGGCATGATCGTGCCGCGCCCGGTCCAGGAGGCGATGGTCGCCGCCCTGACCGACGACGAGGCCCTGCGCACGCAACGCGAGCGCTACGCCCGCCGCCGCCTCGTCCTGCGCAAGGCGTTGCTGGACAACGGCTTCCGCATCGACCATTCCGAAGCGGGGCTCTACCTCTGGGCCACCCGCGACGAGGACGCCGCCGCGACGGTCCGGTGGCTGGCCGGCCGCGGGATCCTGGTCGCGCCGGGGACGTTCTACGGCCCGAAGGGCGGCAAGCACGTCCGCGTCGCGCTGACCGCGACCGATGAGCGCGTCGACGCCGCGGTGGAGCGCCTGACTCAGTAG
- a CDS encoding TetR/AcrR family transcriptional regulator — MTATSRKEKAAETEVALKAAAKRVFARKGYLNTKITDITAEAGRAAGSFYNHFAGKEELLEALMADIAASGDESADSEEHLNDFSDPAAVRWHVKQYWDFYRDNAATMLALRQAAMVSESFARTLARFGASQAADLDDHLAHITRAGLRLPADPGHSGALMYHLVDSFAATWLHGSAPDGTPPTDEEAVELLTRFIYRGLTGRDY; from the coding sequence ATGACGGCGACGAGCCGCAAGGAAAAAGCCGCGGAGACCGAGGTCGCGCTCAAGGCCGCGGCCAAGCGCGTCTTCGCCCGGAAGGGCTACCTGAACACGAAGATCACCGACATCACCGCCGAAGCGGGCCGGGCCGCGGGGTCGTTCTACAACCACTTCGCGGGCAAGGAAGAGCTCCTCGAAGCGCTCATGGCCGACATCGCGGCGTCCGGCGACGAGAGCGCCGACAGCGAAGAGCACCTGAACGACTTCAGCGACCCCGCGGCCGTGCGCTGGCACGTCAAGCAGTACTGGGACTTCTACCGGGACAACGCCGCGACCATGCTGGCCCTGCGCCAGGCGGCGATGGTCAGCGAGTCGTTCGCGCGCACGCTGGCGCGGTTCGGCGCGTCCCAGGCGGCCGACCTCGACGACCACCTCGCGCACATCACCCGGGCCGGCCTGCGGCTGCCGGCGGACCCCGGCCACAGCGGCGCGCTGATGTACCACCTCGTCGACTCGTTCGCGGCGACGTGGCTGCACGGCTCGGCCCCGGACGGGACCCCGCCGACCGACGAAGAAGCCGTCGAGCTGCTCACGCGGTTCATCTACCGCGGGCTCACCGGCCGCGACTACTGA
- a CDS encoding FAD-dependent monooxygenase: MDTRVLIAGAGPTGLTLAIELARRDVAVRVIDKAETYFVGSRGDGLQPRTLEVFEDLGVLDAVLAAGMAPVPMKIHLGGEVVGERMMFDLVEPTPSRPYPTGWFLGQSQTEGILRDRLAEFGVRVELNTALTGFEQDADGVTATLSTGETVRAEYLAGADGGKSFVRKALGIAFEGTTDESIRMLLGDVRADGLDRNYGHWFATPDEPMSGMSFSPLPGTPHFQFGAALGEGETDVETALPAVQSRLDALSGGTVKLTDLAWSTVWRPNVRLAARFRDGRVFLAGDAAHVHPPTGGQGLNTGVQDGYNLGWKLADGAPELLDSYEIERRTVAARVLGVTAGILQKYVDGDDDAHHRGEETNQLNITYRGGPLSPAGTGALRPGDRAPDAPLVDANGKRVRLFELFRGPHATELVFGAGETSGYRILPAGSVATGTDLVDEGGHAYAAYEAEGGRRVLIRPDGYVRSIS, translated from the coding sequence ATGGACACACGGGTGCTGATCGCGGGAGCGGGACCGACCGGGCTGACGCTGGCCATCGAGCTGGCGCGCCGGGACGTCGCCGTGCGGGTCATCGACAAGGCCGAGACCTACTTCGTGGGCTCGCGCGGGGACGGGTTGCAGCCGCGCACGCTGGAAGTGTTCGAGGACCTGGGCGTGCTCGACGCGGTGCTGGCCGCGGGCATGGCCCCGGTGCCGATGAAGATCCACCTCGGCGGCGAGGTGGTCGGCGAGCGGATGATGTTCGACCTGGTCGAGCCGACGCCGTCGAGGCCGTACCCGACCGGCTGGTTCCTGGGCCAGTCGCAGACCGAGGGGATCCTGCGCGACCGGCTGGCCGAGTTCGGCGTGCGCGTCGAGCTGAACACCGCGCTGACCGGCTTCGAGCAGGACGCCGACGGCGTCACGGCGACGCTGAGCACGGGGGAGACCGTCCGCGCGGAGTACCTGGCCGGCGCGGACGGCGGCAAGAGCTTCGTGCGCAAGGCGCTGGGGATCGCGTTCGAGGGCACGACCGACGAGTCGATCCGGATGCTGCTCGGCGACGTCCGGGCCGACGGCCTCGACCGGAACTACGGCCACTGGTTCGCCACCCCGGACGAGCCGATGAGCGGCATGTCGTTCAGCCCGCTGCCGGGCACGCCGCACTTCCAGTTCGGCGCGGCGCTCGGCGAGGGCGAGACCGACGTCGAGACGGCGTTGCCCGCGGTCCAGTCCCGGCTCGACGCGCTGAGCGGGGGCACGGTCAAGCTGACCGACCTGGCCTGGTCGACGGTGTGGCGGCCGAACGTCCGCCTGGCGGCCCGCTTCCGCGACGGCCGGGTGTTCCTGGCCGGCGACGCGGCGCACGTCCACCCGCCGACGGGCGGCCAGGGCCTGAACACGGGCGTCCAGGACGGCTACAACCTGGGCTGGAAGCTCGCGGACGGGGCGCCGGAGCTGCTGGACAGCTACGAAATCGAGCGGCGGACGGTCGCCGCCCGGGTGCTCGGGGTGACGGCCGGGATCCTGCAGAAGTACGTCGACGGGGACGACGACGCCCACCACCGCGGCGAGGAGACGAACCAGCTGAACATCACCTACCGCGGCGGCCCGCTGTCACCGGCCGGAACGGGCGCGCTGCGGCCGGGCGACCGGGCACCGGACGCCCCGCTGGTCGACGCGAACGGCAAGCGGGTGCGGCTGTTCGAGCTGTTCCGCGGCCCGCACGCGACGGAGCTGGTGTTCGGGGCGGGCGAGACGTCGGGGTACCGGATCCTGCCCGCGGGGAGCGTGGCGACCGGAACGGACCTGGTCGACGAGGGCGGCCACGCGTACGCGGCGTACGAGGCCGAGGGCGGGCGGCGGGTGCTCATCCGGCCGGACGGGTACGTCCGGTCGATCTCCTGA